From one Rhodamnia argentea isolate NSW1041297 chromosome 1, ASM2092103v1, whole genome shotgun sequence genomic stretch:
- the LOC115727011 gene encoding ethylene receptor 2-like produces the protein MLKKLAPGLLISSLLITVSVADNGFPRCNCDDEGSLWSLESILECQRVSDFLIAVAYFSIPIELLYFVSCSNVPFKWVLFQFIAFIVLCGLTHLLNGWTYTHHPFQLMLALTVFKILTALVSCATAITLITLIPLLLKVKVREFMLKKKAWDLGREVGIIMKQREAGLHVRMLTQEIRKSLDRHTILYTTLVELSKTLGLQNCAIWMPNNGKTEMNLTHELRERNYSGTSHIPIPITDPDVVSIKKSVQVNILRPDSALATASSVGPRESGPVAAIRMPMLHVSNFKGGTPELLPACYAILVLVLPGGEPRSWSNQEVEIIKVVADQVAVALSHAAILEESHLMREKLEEQNRALQQAERNAMMASQARSSFQKVMNDGLKRPMHTISGLLSIMQDESLNADQSIIGAMARTSTVLANLINDVVDMSTKDSGRCPLEVRSFSMHDMIREAACLAKCLCIYKGFRFELDVDRSLPNNVMGDERRVFQVILHMMGNLLNDSNQGGLVTLRILREKGSGSQGRYNRGWAIWRPESSDKGVRIKFEVGISNDGSLLERSVSTIQLGGRKYNSDGVEEGLSFSICKRLVQLMHGNIWVVPNRQGFAQSMTLVLRFQLQESISTAISELGPSPEYPHSNSLFTGLKVLLVDSDDANKAITRKLLEKLGCKVSTVASGFECLRALNPSGSSFQIVLLDLHMPSLDGFEVANKIRQFHSSTNWPVIVALTTGGGDDVRDRCLQAGISGVIRKPVLLHQMAYELRRVLLQPSKTLL, from the exons ATGTTAAAGAAATTAGCTCCTGGGCTTTTGATCTCTTCGCTGCTCATTACCGTTTCCGTAGCTGATAATGGATTCCCGCGATGCAACTGCGATGACGAGGGAAGTTTGTGGAGCCTCGAAAGCATTTTGGAGTGCCAGAGAGTGAGCGACTTCTTGATTGCCGTGGCCTACTTTTCGATCCCGATTGAATTGCTGTACTTTGTTAGCTGCTCGAACGTCCCATTCAAATGGGTCCTGTTTCAATTCATTGCCTTCATTGTTCTGTGCGGATTGACCCATCTGCTCAATGGGTGGACTTATACCCACCATCCCTTCCAACTCATGCTCGCGCTCACCGTGTTCAAGATTTTAACTGCTCTCGTCTCGTGTGCCACGGCCATAACGCTCATCACCCTTATTCCTCTGCTTCTTAAAGTGAAGGTGAGAGagttcatgttgaagaagaaggctTGGGATTTGGGGCGAGAGGTTGGGATCATAATGAAACAGAGGGAAGCCGGTTTGCATGTGCGGATGCTCACACAAGAGATTCGCAAATCGCTCGATAGGCATACTATTTTGTACACGACTCTGGTCGAGCTGTCCAAGACACTGGGGTTGCAGAACTGCGCGATCTGGATGCCTAACAATGGTAAAACCGAGATGAACTTGACGCATGAGCTGAGGGAAAGGAATTACTCAGGAACCTCTCACATCCCTATTCCGATAACTGATCCAGATGTTGTTTCTATTAAGAAGAGTGTTCAGGTGAATATTTTGAGGCCTGACTCTGCACTTGCAACTGCAAGTAGCGTAGGGCCCAGGGAGTCCGGTCCAGTAGCCGCAATTCGGATGCCGATGCTTCATGTCTCCAACTTTAAAGGAGGGACACCTGAACTACTTCCAGCATGTTATGCAATACTGGTCTTGGTCCTTCCCGGTGGAGAGCCAAGATCTTGGAGCAATCAAGAAGTCGAGATTATCAAGGTGGTGGCCGATCAGGTAGCAGTGGCTCTCTCACACGCGGCTATCCTTGAAGAGTCTCATCTAATGAGAGAGAAATTGGAGGAGCAAAACCGAGCTCTACAGCAGGCAGAGAGGAATGCTATGATGGCCAGTCAGGCTCGAAGCTCATTCCAAAAGGTCATGAACGATGGGCTAAAGAGGCCTATGCACACGATCTCAGGCTTGCTCTCGATTATGCAGGATGAGAGTTTGAATGCGGACCAAAGCATTATTGGAGCAATGGCAAGAACCAGCACTGTCTTGGCAAATTTGATAAACGATGTGGTGGACATGTCGACTAAGGATAGCGGGAGATGTCCATTGGAAGTAAGATCGTTTTCTATGCACGACATGATCAGAGAAGCGGCTTGCTTGGCCAAGTGCTTGTGTATCTACAAGGGGTTCCGTTTCGAATTGGATGTCGACAGGTCCTTGCCCAACAATGTAATGGGTGATGAAAGGAGGGTTTTTCAGGTGATTCTGCATATGATGGGCAACTTGCTGAATGACAGTAATCAAGGAGGATTAGTTACCCTTCGAATTCTTCGTGAGAAAGGCAGTGGAAGTCAGGGTAGGTACAATCGAGGTTGGGCGATCTGGAGGCCCGAATCATCTGATAAAGGTGTACGTATCAAATTTGAAGTTGGAATAAGCAACGACGGTTCTTTGTTGGAGAGGTCAGTTTCGACAATACAGCTTGGAGGTCGGAAATACAACAGTGATGGGGTTGAGGAGGGCTTGAGCTTCAGCATCTGCAAAAGACTAGTCCAG TTGATGCACGGCAACATCTGGGTAGTCCCGAACCGTCAGGGCTTCGCTCAGAGCATGACACTCGTCCTCCGGTTCCAACTCCAAGAGTCCATCTCAACGGCCATTTCCGAATTGGGGCCATCTCCAGAGTATCCACACTCCAACTCTCTCTTCACAGGCTTAAAAGTATTGCTTGTAGACTCTGACGATGCGAACAAGGCCATCACCCGGAAGCTTCTTGAGAAGCTAGGCTGCAAGGTGTCCACTGTCGCTTCAGGATTCGAGTGTCTCAGAGCCCTAAACCCCTCTGGATCGTCTTTCCAGATAGTCCTTTTGGACCTTCACATGCCCAGCTTGGATGGGTTCGAAGTGGCGAATAAGATTCGCCAGTTCCACAGCAGTACCAATTGGCCGGTGATTGTCGCCTTAACCACTGGCGGCGGCGATGATGTTAGGGATCGATGTTTGCAGGCCGGAATCAGCGGAGTTATCAGAAAACCGGTCCTCTTGCACCAAATGGCCTACGAGCTTCGGAGAGTCCTGTTGCAGCCAAGCAAAACGCTGCTATGA